In Pseudoalteromonas carrageenovora IAM 12662, the following proteins share a genomic window:
- the folK gene encoding 2-amino-4-hydroxy-6-hydroxymethyldihydropteridine diphosphokinase, which produces MAQIYISLGSNINKAHYIQCALIALRQHFEHIVHSSVFESEAVGFAGNNFYNSVVAASTDMKLHDVCALLKQIERDNGRNAHDKKFSPRTLDLDLLFYDDVICDSPAQLPRDEITKNAFVLQPLSEVAPNFYHPVAKQTIAELWGEYNNPQQKLWKVEFSNP; this is translated from the coding sequence ATGGCGCAAATTTATATCAGCTTAGGCTCAAATATAAATAAAGCGCATTATATACAATGCGCACTGATAGCCCTTAGGCAACATTTTGAGCATATCGTGCATTCGTCAGTATTTGAAAGTGAGGCAGTAGGCTTTGCAGGAAATAACTTTTACAATTCTGTTGTTGCTGCAAGTACTGATATGAAATTGCATGATGTGTGTGCCTTATTAAAGCAAATCGAGCGAGATAATGGTCGTAACGCGCATGATAAAAAGTTTAGTCCTCGTACACTCGATTTAGACTTATTATTTTATGATGATGTTATTTGCGACTCTCCAGCACAATTACCACGCGACGAAATAACAAAAAATGCATTTGTACTTCAGCCACTGTCTGAAGTAGCCCCTAATTTTTATCACCCTGTAGCAAAGCAAACCATAGCTGAGCTTTGGGGTGAGTATAACAACCCTCAACAAAAACTATGGAAGGTGGAGTTTTCTAACCCATGA
- the folB gene encoding dihydroneopterin aldolase: MDKVFISQLHVDTIIGVYDFEKESKQSLYFDIEMLSDIKPAAENDDINLALDYAKVSERIIEHSTAKPVELLETLVEQLAKIILTEFNTPKVTIRVSKPAAVPQAKTVGVEITRTKVCD, encoded by the coding sequence ATGGATAAGGTTTTTATATCTCAATTGCACGTCGACACGATTATTGGCGTGTACGATTTTGAAAAAGAAAGTAAACAGAGCCTTTATTTTGATATTGAAATGCTTAGTGATATTAAACCTGCAGCAGAAAACGACGATATTAACTTAGCGCTTGATTACGCTAAAGTAAGCGAACGTATTATTGAGCACAGCACAGCAAAACCAGTTGAATTACTAGAAACACTGGTAGAGCAGTTAGCAAAAATAATACTAACCGAATTTAATACACCAAAAGTGACTATAAGAGTAAGCAAGCCTGCAGCAGTACCTCAAGCAAAAACTGTTGGTGTAGAAATTACTCGCACTAAGGTTTGTGATTAA
- the plsY gene encoding glycerol-3-phosphate 1-O-acyltransferase PlsY, with amino-acid sequence MLATLMFVLAYLLGSISSAILVSRLFKLPDPRNSGSNNPGATNVYRLGGTFPACLVLVFDILKGTIPVWGAYFLKLEPLELGLVAVAACLGHMYPVFFSFKGGKAVATAFGSLLPIGLSLAGLLICTWLVIVAITRYSSLAALVAVSLAPLYTWLIKPLYTLPVAFITLLIIFRHRTNIIRLFSGDEPKVGAKKAPTDDKKH; translated from the coding sequence GTGTTAGCCACATTAATGTTTGTTTTAGCTTATTTACTTGGGTCGATTTCGTCGGCTATTTTAGTGTCGCGGCTATTCAAACTTCCAGATCCTCGTAATAGTGGTTCAAATAACCCTGGCGCTACAAATGTCTATAGACTAGGTGGGACGTTTCCTGCGTGTTTGGTATTGGTTTTTGATATTTTAAAAGGCACGATCCCCGTTTGGGGCGCTTATTTTTTAAAGCTAGAACCTTTAGAGCTTGGCTTAGTAGCCGTAGCTGCATGTTTAGGGCATATGTACCCTGTATTTTTTAGTTTCAAAGGCGGAAAAGCAGTCGCCACAGCATTTGGCTCATTGCTACCTATTGGTTTATCTTTGGCTGGCTTATTAATTTGTACATGGTTGGTTATTGTTGCAATAACGCGTTACTCTTCTCTTGCTGCGCTTGTGGCTGTCTCTTTAGCGCCGCTATATACTTGGTTAATAAAACCGCTTTATACTTTGCCTGTTGCGTTTATTACGCTGTTAATCATTTTTCGCCACCGCACTAATATAATTCGTTTATTTAGCGGAGACGAACCAAAAGTGGGCGCTAAAAAAGCCCCCACTGATGACAAAAAACACTAG
- the tsaD gene encoding tRNA (adenosine(37)-N6)-threonylcarbamoyltransferase complex transferase subunit TsaD: MRILGIESSCDETGIAIYDDEKGLLAHQLYSQVEVHADYGGVVPELASRDHVRKTLPLIDAAFAQAGCGPEDLDGIAYTAGPGLVGALLVGTSIGRSLAYGWDIPAVAVHHMEGHLLAPMLEENVPEFPFIALLVSGGHTMMVKVAGIGQYEVLGESVDDAAGEAFDKTAKLLGLDYPGGPRLAKMAEQGVAKRFVFPRPMTDKPGLDFSFSGLKTAASIAIRENDDDAQTKADIAHAFQTAVIDTLVIKCKRALKQTGIKRLVIAGGVSANTQLRLQLERVMHGMKGQVYYPRTEFCTDNGAMIAYAGMQRLKAGQFASLDMKTKPRWPIDSLEAI, translated from the coding sequence GTGCGAATTTTGGGCATTGAGTCATCGTGTGATGAAACAGGTATTGCGATTTACGATGATGAAAAAGGCTTATTGGCTCATCAATTATACAGCCAAGTTGAAGTACATGCAGATTATGGTGGTGTAGTACCTGAGCTTGCATCGCGCGATCATGTTCGTAAAACATTACCACTTATTGACGCCGCTTTTGCTCAAGCAGGTTGCGGCCCTGAAGATTTAGACGGTATTGCCTATACCGCAGGCCCAGGCTTGGTTGGTGCGTTACTTGTTGGTACCTCTATTGGTCGCTCTTTAGCATATGGTTGGGATATTCCCGCTGTTGCAGTGCATCATATGGAAGGGCATTTACTTGCGCCTATGCTTGAAGAAAACGTACCTGAATTCCCTTTTATTGCTTTACTTGTATCTGGTGGTCACACCATGATGGTGAAAGTTGCGGGCATAGGCCAGTACGAAGTGCTTGGTGAATCGGTAGATGATGCGGCCGGTGAGGCGTTTGATAAAACTGCCAAACTGTTAGGTCTTGATTACCCAGGCGGGCCACGCTTAGCTAAAATGGCAGAGCAAGGCGTAGCAAAGCGTTTTGTATTTCCGCGCCCAATGACAGATAAACCCGGTCTTGATTTTAGCTTTAGCGGTTTAAAAACAGCTGCTTCTATTGCGATTCGTGAAAATGACGACGACGCGCAAACCAAAGCAGATATAGCCCATGCGTTTCAAACTGCAGTAATAGATACTTTAGTAATAAAATGTAAGCGTGCGCTTAAACAAACGGGTATTAAACGCTTAGTTATTGCCGGTGGGGTAAGTGCAAATACACAGTTGCGTTTACAGCTAGAGCGCGTAATGCACGGTATGAAAGGGCAAGTATATTATCCTCGCACAGAGTTTTGCACAGATAACGGTGCGATGATTGCTTATGCAGGTATGCAGCGTTTAAAGGCCGGCCAGTTTGCTAGCCTAGATATGAAAACCAAACCACGTTGGCCAATAGATAGCTTAGAAGCTATATAA
- a CDS encoding YjaG family protein, protein MTKANNFQRIRELNYLQKAVLAGALIERMLPNYGLFSEATGFGDEALLRSALNVCWEKILLPKSKIDLEKQVEKIEPNVPELADFDMFGTYPAIDAATSLLSLMHGLMGQDEQEFISVSKISQATVARFIEYQMTVEGEVADNKAVREHPLMQYEIDVLRELIDFVENMGRITSENVKALKKQAIADGQTNIGLAL, encoded by the coding sequence ATGACTAAAGCGAATAATTTTCAACGTATTAGAGAGCTAAACTACTTACAAAAAGCAGTGCTAGCAGGTGCTTTAATTGAGCGTATGTTGCCAAACTACGGTTTATTTAGTGAGGCCACTGGTTTTGGTGATGAAGCATTACTACGTAGTGCGCTTAACGTTTGTTGGGAAAAAATATTACTACCTAAAAGTAAAATTGATCTTGAAAAACAAGTTGAAAAAATTGAGCCAAATGTTCCAGAGCTTGCTGACTTTGATATGTTTGGTACTTACCCTGCGATAGATGCTGCTACCTCTTTGTTAAGTCTTATGCATGGCCTTATGGGTCAAGATGAGCAAGAGTTTATTAGCGTAAGTAAAATTTCGCAGGCTACAGTAGCGCGTTTTATTGAATACCAAATGACTGTTGAAGGCGAAGTAGCTGACAATAAGGCAGTGCGTGAGCACCCATTAATGCAATACGAAATTGACGTGCTTAGGGAGCTAATCGACTTTGTTGAAAATATGGGGCGTATTACCTCAGAAAATGTTAAAGCACTTAAAAAGCAAGCTATTGCGGATGGACAAACCAACATTGGTTTGGCGTTATAA
- a CDS encoding putative signal transducing protein: MQNINTENSHNAFHWITLYKADNNLEANIVKGLILSAGIECQIQGEMLQGALGEIPFEQTQVSVQVYAIKERHAREILVNYQQVKQSAPDWVCPNCNEHNGSTFDFCWSCETLKND, encoded by the coding sequence TTGCAAAATATTAATACTGAAAACTCTCACAATGCATTTCATTGGATAACACTCTACAAAGCTGACAATAATCTTGAAGCGAATATTGTAAAAGGGCTTATTTTGAGTGCTGGCATAGAGTGTCAAATTCAAGGTGAAATGTTACAAGGTGCGTTAGGTGAAATCCCATTTGAGCAAACCCAAGTTAGTGTGCAGGTTTATGCGATAAAAGAGCGCCACGCGCGTGAAATATTGGTAAACTATCAACAAGTAAAACAATCCGCTCCAGATTGGGTGTGCCCTAATTGTAATGAGCATAATGGATCAACATTTGATTTTTGTTGGTCATGTGAGACTCTAAAGAATGACTAA
- a CDS encoding DUF2721 domain-containing protein, protein MTLTTPGLLFPAISLLLLAYTNRFLVLAQLIRELNAREGESIRPVVVAQITNLRKRIKLIRTMQVYGVASFLLCTLSMFALFIEFNTTGIILFGVSLACLSLSLLTSLFEIHISCDAIEIELQSIENKPLSNRVNRNFVK, encoded by the coding sequence ATGACTCTTACGACCCCTGGCTTACTTTTTCCGGCAATTTCACTTTTGTTACTTGCTTATACAAACCGCTTTTTAGTTCTAGCGCAATTAATTAGAGAGCTCAATGCGCGAGAAGGTGAGTCTATACGTCCAGTTGTTGTTGCTCAAATTACTAATTTAAGAAAGCGAATAAAGCTGATTCGAACTATGCAAGTGTATGGTGTAGCATCATTTTTACTTTGCACGCTATCAATGTTTGCATTGTTTATTGAATTTAATACCACTGGCATTATTCTATTTGGCGTAAGTTTGGCGTGTTTAAGCTTATCGCTATTAACTTCTCTTTTTGAAATACACATATCTTGTGATGCAATTGAAATAGAGCTACAAAGTATTGAAAACAAGCCATTAAGTAACAGAGTAAACCGTAACTTTGTAAAATAA
- a CDS encoding LysR family transcriptional regulator gives MRFEQLEQFVALGVLRHFRQAAEQTQISTSALTRSIQTLEDEMGYELVKRSTRSVKLTPEGELFLDYAKNTLSELELTKKRIFQSVNGNADEKLVIGYTNKASSIVPISCGQFLAQYPHIKIEMQLQDQQELTRKLQQGEIDISVYSQAINSIGSDIHLPDQLVLFVSTNHPLAHKNDISKHDLDGYPMYGCFSQSKQVQTMLNEAIDSLNKSSSIKVGSIEQVMAGVVKSNHFAIASIEHANTIAEHSNLVQLKTNKDLSHEQLVVQTSQQTAISEHVEHLLSLIKKAGTTFN, from the coding sequence GTGAGATTTGAACAATTAGAGCAATTTGTAGCGCTTGGTGTGTTACGTCACTTTAGACAAGCAGCTGAGCAAACCCAAATCAGTACTTCAGCGCTTACGCGCAGCATTCAAACTCTTGAAGATGAAATGGGATATGAATTAGTTAAACGCTCAACCCGCTCTGTTAAATTAACGCCTGAAGGCGAGCTTTTTCTTGATTACGCGAAAAACACTCTGTCGGAACTTGAACTAACTAAAAAACGAATTTTTCAATCTGTTAATGGCAACGCTGATGAAAAGCTAGTTATTGGCTATACCAATAAGGCCAGTAGCATAGTGCCTATTTCGTGCGGACAATTTTTAGCGCAGTACCCTCACATTAAAATAGAGATGCAACTACAAGACCAGCAAGAACTGACACGTAAACTCCAACAAGGAGAAATAGACATAAGCGTATATTCGCAAGCTATTAATAGTATTGGAAGCGATATACATTTACCTGATCAGCTTGTTTTATTTGTGTCAACAAACCACCCTCTGGCTCATAAAAACGATATTAGTAAGCACGACTTAGATGGTTACCCTATGTACGGTTGTTTTTCCCAATCAAAACAAGTACAAACTATGCTAAACGAAGCCATTGACTCTTTAAACAAATCATCAAGTATTAAAGTAGGCAGTATTGAGCAAGTAATGGCGGGCGTTGTTAAGTCTAATCACTTTGCAATTGCAAGTATTGAGCATGCTAATACAATTGCTGAACACTCGAATTTAGTGCAATTAAAAACGAATAAAGATTTAAGCCATGAACAGCTTGTAGTGCAAACAAGCCAACAAACAGCGATTAGTGAACATGTAGAGCACTTACTATCGCTAATTAAAAAAGCAGGCACTACGTTTAACTAA
- a CDS encoding 2OG-Fe(II) oxygenase produces the protein MNTLFGSDVYLDDIERQGYAVIHNALIAELVNELVTDCHRINPHFSLAGIGRLNDLQIDKTIRKDKTYWFDGSSQAQLTYQAIMQSIKTTLNRTFFMGLFDYECHYAKYTNGDFYKKHIDVFKGRSNRVFTTVLYLNTPEQGGELVIYKPKSKEIEITIKPTAGTLVMFESERFAHEVLPAVDERYSIAGWFRKNASISGIIDPPR, from the coding sequence ATGAACACACTTTTTGGTTCCGATGTCTATTTAGATGATATAGAACGCCAAGGATACGCCGTAATTCATAACGCGCTTATTGCTGAATTAGTTAATGAGTTAGTAACCGATTGTCACCGTATAAACCCTCACTTTAGTCTTGCCGGTATTGGCCGTTTAAACGATTTGCAAATAGATAAAACTATTCGTAAAGATAAAACCTATTGGTTTGATGGCAGCTCTCAGGCGCAGCTTACCTATCAAGCTATTATGCAAAGTATAAAAACAACGCTAAACCGTACTTTTTTTATGGGGTTATTTGATTACGAATGTCACTATGCAAAGTATACGAATGGTGACTTTTATAAAAAACATATAGATGTATTTAAAGGACGCTCTAATCGCGTATTTACAACTGTGCTTTATTTAAATACACCTGAACAAGGTGGCGAACTTGTTATTTATAAACCTAAAAGTAAAGAAATTGAAATAACGATTAAACCAACCGCGGGTACATTAGTTATGTTTGAAAGTGAGCGTTTTGCCCATGAAGTATTACCCGCCGTTGATGAGCGTTACTCTATAGCCGGATGGTTTAGAAAAAACGCTTCTATAAGCGGTATTATAGACCCACCAAGGTAG
- the ubiA gene encoding 4-hydroxybenzoate octaprenyltransferase, translated as MKLASLHIKHIPFYIQLMRIDKPIGTLLLLWPTYWALWLANSGMPSLLNFIVFTLGVVVMRSAGCVINDFADRKIDGAVKRTAGRPLATGQVSAGEALSLFALLITIAFVLVMLLGINTILLSFGALALAFCYPFMKRYTQLPQVVLGAAFGWAIPMAYMASINSVPSQAWLLFIANICWTVAYDTMYAMVDRDDDLKIGVKSTAILFGQLDRHIIFILNTVFIAIVAFIGLSNNLGAVFGVGVSVAAGLLIYQQTLIHKRDRSDCFKAFLNNHYVGLAIFIGLLVSYPMVV; from the coding sequence ATGAAATTAGCCTCATTGCATATCAAGCATATTCCTTTTTATATTCAACTAATGCGTATCGATAAGCCAATAGGTACTTTATTACTCCTGTGGCCTACATACTGGGCTTTATGGCTTGCTAATAGCGGTATGCCTAGTTTGCTTAACTTTATTGTATTTACACTGGGAGTGGTTGTTATGCGCAGCGCCGGTTGCGTTATTAACGATTTTGCAGATAGAAAAATAGATGGAGCTGTTAAGCGCACTGCAGGGCGCCCGCTCGCTACTGGGCAAGTAAGCGCTGGTGAAGCATTAAGCTTATTTGCACTGCTTATTACCATTGCTTTTGTACTCGTGATGTTGTTGGGTATAAACACTATATTATTGTCGTTTGGGGCGCTTGCTTTAGCATTTTGTTACCCTTTTATGAAGCGTTATACCCAATTACCCCAAGTGGTTTTAGGTGCTGCGTTTGGCTGGGCAATTCCAATGGCCTATATGGCATCGATTAATTCAGTACCATCGCAAGCGTGGCTATTATTCATTGCTAATATCTGCTGGACTGTAGCCTACGATACTATGTATGCAATGGTCGATAGAGATGACGATTTAAAAATAGGGGTAAAGTCTACAGCCATCTTATTTGGTCAATTGGATCGTCATATTATTTTTATATTAAATACTGTATTTATCGCAATTGTTGCTTTTATTGGGCTAAGTAATAATTTAGGTGCGGTATTTGGCGTTGGCGTAAGTGTTGCTGCGGGTTTACTTATTTATCAGCAAACACTTATTCATAAGCGCGATAGAAGTGATTGCTTTAAAGCATTTTTAAATAACCATTATGTGGGCTTAGCTATTTTTATAGGGTTACTAGTTTCTTATCCTATGGTAGTTTAA
- a CDS encoding chorismate--pyruvate lyase family protein: MITYPLSISANWQSTSSVSDLSSAEQEWLFEPNSLTAKLKSKSQIFSVKVLSEQLFTLSPEQQNLLSCATQTAINREVILLCDNVPMVYAQSWLPKSDASNPLHNIGERPLGDVIFQDPALKRTEIEIASFNFSHSIQQLVTLLNLPNRELLGRRSVFSLHEYQFLVCEVFLPGAYLYS, translated from the coding sequence GTGATTACTTATCCCTTGTCTATTTCTGCTAATTGGCAGTCCACTTCATCTGTAAGTGATTTATCTTCTGCTGAACAAGAATGGCTATTTGAGCCAAATTCTTTAACCGCTAAATTAAAAAGTAAATCACAAATATTTAGTGTGAAAGTTTTAAGTGAGCAACTATTTACTTTAAGTCCTGAGCAACAAAATTTGCTAAGTTGTGCTACTCAAACAGCAATTAATCGAGAAGTTATTTTACTGTGCGATAACGTACCTATGGTATATGCACAAAGCTGGTTACCTAAAAGCGATGCAAGCAACCCGTTGCATAATATAGGGGAGCGTCCGTTAGGGGATGTGATTTTTCAAGACCCTGCATTAAAGCGTACAGAGATAGAAATAGCCTCTTTCAACTTCTCTCATTCAATACAACAATTAGTGACGTTGCTAAACTTACCAAACAGAGAGCTTTTAGGGCGTCGTAGTGTTTTTTCCCTACACGAATATCAATTTTTAGTGTGCGAAGTATTTTTACCAGGAGCGTATTTGTACTCATGA
- a CDS encoding flagellar basal body-associated protein FliL: MKKIVYAGLFTLLASIMSLTARAESSVGYFGFEPDIITNYIGASSKKMGYVRVTIDLMLTDTSDIAIVEHHTPLLRDALVEILSKEPEEKIKSLTGREEIRAKCAEKLKMLLKEETGQEIIREVLFTKYLYH, encoded by the coding sequence ATGAAAAAAATAGTATACGCAGGTCTTTTTACACTTTTAGCTAGCATAATGAGCTTAACTGCTCGTGCGGAGTCGAGCGTAGGATACTTTGGTTTTGAGCCAGATATAATCACTAACTATATTGGCGCCTCTAGTAAAAAAATGGGCTACGTAAGGGTTACTATCGATTTAATGCTAACCGATACTTCAGATATTGCTATTGTTGAGCACCATACACCATTACTACGTGATGCCTTGGTTGAAATACTATCAAAAGAGCCTGAAGAAAAAATAAAGTCGTTAACTGGTCGTGAAGAGATCAGAGCAAAATGTGCTGAAAAATTAAAAATGTTACTCAAAGAAGAAACAGGACAAGAGATCATCCGTGAAGTCTTGTTTACTAAATACCTGTATCACTAG
- the glpG gene encoding rhomboid family intramembrane serine protease GlpG — MIELGSLNNPRAAQGFIDYLKSQGLQGQLSSSDGSNVIISVAPEHFHKVQPLWDEFVQNPNHARYQQASWDVGSTQSGLTYQGQSLNLIARFKALSWLNQTVSIVSVIIYFAFLLGGFEKIYTALQFNPAQPLSWLTPALVHFSAMHIVFNLIWWMSLGDNIEKQCGKISLVGLFVVTALISNWAQYLIVGPNFGGLSGVVYGLLGFCWIHSYLNPKRPALVSTPIIGFMLIWLVLGFADVLFVGMANWAHLGGLLSGMAYAFTANIFNAKK, encoded by the coding sequence ATGATTGAACTTGGCAGTTTAAATAACCCGCGCGCCGCACAAGGCTTTATAGATTATTTAAAAAGCCAAGGTTTACAAGGGCAGTTAAGCTCCTCTGATGGTAGTAATGTAATAATTAGCGTTGCGCCTGAGCATTTTCATAAAGTACAACCTTTATGGGATGAGTTTGTACAAAACCCTAATCATGCACGCTATCAGCAAGCTTCTTGGGATGTAGGAAGTACGCAATCAGGACTTACCTACCAAGGACAGTCGCTTAACTTAATAGCGCGATTTAAAGCCCTTAGCTGGTTAAACCAAACGGTAAGTATTGTAAGTGTAATTATTTATTTTGCATTTTTACTCGGCGGCTTTGAGAAAATATACACCGCGCTTCAATTTAATCCTGCTCAGCCTTTAAGTTGGCTTACACCTGCACTTGTGCATTTTAGTGCTATGCATATAGTGTTTAATTTAATTTGGTGGATGTCGCTTGGTGATAATATTGAAAAACAGTGTGGTAAAATTAGCTTAGTAGGGCTTTTTGTTGTAACTGCGCTTATTAGCAACTGGGCTCAGTACCTAATTGTAGGCCCCAATTTTGGTGGCTTAAGCGGTGTGGTATATGGGTTATTGGGCTTTTGCTGGATCCATAGCTATTTAAACCCTAAGCGGCCTGCGCTAGTTAGTACACCAATCATTGGCTTTATGCTTATTTGGCTAGTACTTGGTTTTGCTGATGTATTATTTGTTGGCATGGCAAACTGGGCACATTTAGGTGGGCTTTTAAGCGGTATGGCCTACGCATTTACCGCTAATATTTTTAATGCAAAAAAATAG
- the glpE gene encoding thiosulfate sulfurtransferase GlpE, producing the protein MAFKHISIAQTHELLDKEDVVIADIRDPNSYQAGHIPGSEALSNANIAQFMMEKEFDQPIIIVCYHGMSSQGAASYLVEQGFEDVYSMDGGFTAWEASYSEKVER; encoded by the coding sequence ATGGCATTTAAACATATTTCTATTGCGCAAACGCATGAGCTGTTAGATAAAGAAGACGTAGTAATTGCAGATATACGCGACCCAAACTCGTATCAAGCAGGGCATATTCCAGGCTCTGAGGCTCTATCAAATGCAAATATAGCCCAATTTATGATGGAAAAAGAATTCGACCAGCCCATTATTATAGTGTGTTACCACGGCATGAGCTCGCAAGGTGCTGCAAGTTACTTAGTTGAGCAAGGCTTTGAAGATGTGTATAGCATGGATGGCGGCTTTACTGCCTGGGAAGCTTCATATAGTGAGAAAGTAGAACGATGA